Below is a genomic region from Nitratidesulfovibrio sp..
ACCCGTTGCAGTTCCAGTTCCACCTGGCGCAGGAAGGCCCGGCGGTTCATCAGGCCGGTGAGGGGGTCGTGGTCGCGCTGGTGGGCCAGGTCCTCCACGGCCTTTTGCAGTTCGCGCAGGTTGAAGTTGGTGCTTTTGTCCAGTTCGATGGCAAACCACTGGCGCAGGCCGTGTTCATCAGCCAGGGTCCGCCAGCGGTGCCGGGTCATGCCCGGAAACAGGCGGGCCACAGCCAGCAGGGGGCCGCTGGCAGGGTCCTCGCCGTCAGGATTCATATTGTCCGGGCCGGAACTGGCCGGGGGCACACTGTCCGGGTTCGAACCAGCGGACGCAGCGCGCGCGGCCTCTTCGGCCAGCGCACGGCGCAGGGCGTCCAGTTCGCCCAGCAGTTGGGCGTAATTGCCGGGGGCGTCCGCGCTGGCGGGCTTGTCAGCCCTGTCGGGACGACCAGTGTCGGCGGCGTCAGTTGGTTTTCTGGCCATGGAGGTACAGCAGATAGTCCCGCAGGAGCTGATCGATGCGGCCGTCCAGCACGGCCTCGACGTCGCCAATTTCCGTATTGGTGCGGTGGTCCTTCACAAGGCGGTACGGTTGCAGCGTGTAGGTGCGGATCTGGCTGCCGAAGCCGATGGCGTCCTTGCCCGCGTACTGGGCCTTTTTCTCTTCTTCCAGCTTGCGCAGTTCCAGTTCGTACAGGCGGGCCCGCAGGATCTGCATGGCCGTGTCGCGGTTGCTGTGCTGCGACTTTTCGTTCTGGCACTGGGCGGTAATGCCCGTGGGCAGGTGGGTGATGCGCACGGCGGAACTGGTGGTGTTCACGCTCTGGCCGCCGGGACCGCTGGAACGGAAGATGTCGATGCGCAGGTCCGTTTCCTTCATGTCCACGGTGATTTCCTGGCCCACGTCGGGAATCACGTCCACCGAGGCGAACGAGGTGTGCCGACGGCCGGATGAATCGAACGGCGAAATGCGGATAAGCCGATGGATGCCCTTTTCGCCCTTGAGCAGGCCGTAGGCGTTGGCCCCGGCCATGCGCAGGGTGACGCTTTTCACGCCCGCCTCGTCGCCCGCCAAGTAGTCCAGGTATTCCGCCTTCATGTCATGGGTGTCTGCCCAGCGCAGGTACATGCGCACCAGCATCTCGGCCCAGTCCTGGGCTTCGGTGCCGCCCGCGCCGGGGTGGATTTCCACGATGGCGGGCAAGCGGTCTTCCTTGCCGGAGAGGAGCATGTTCATCTCCGTCTCCTGCAACAGGGTTTCCAGCGCGGCCACCTGGTCGGCCAGCGATTCCAGGGCCTCCTGCCCCGGTTCGCCCGCCGCCTCTTCCTCCTCGGCCAAGGTCAGCCATTCGGTGACGTCGCGGCGGCAGGTTTCCAGCCGCTCAAGGCGTGTTATCTCGCCTTCAAGCTGGCTTTTTTCCTGCAAGACCGGGGTGAGTCGTTCGGGGTTGTTCCAGGCGTCGGGGCTGGAAAGCTGGCGCTCGATTTCGTCGAGGCGGTTGCGGTTGCCCGCAAGGTCAAAGACGCCCCCAGAGCGAGGCGTACTGGTCGATGAGGGCGGCGCTGCGCGCGCGCAGTTCGGCAAGCTGAAGCATGTGGATGGTGTGTCTGTTTGCGGGGTTGTGCGTGGGGCGTGTTCTAGGGGCGGCGGCGTGCTGGCCACAGCAACGCAAGGAAGGCCAGCACGAGGGCCACGGGCCATACCAGATGGTGTATCCGGTGGAACACGGTGGCTTCCGTGCGGGCCGTGGCCATGCCGCTGATAACTTCTGCCCGGAACAGGCCGCCGCGTTCGGCGATGCGCCCGTGCGGGTCGATGAGGGCGGAAATGCCGGTATTGGTGCCGCGCAGTACGTAGCGGCCCTGTTCCACGGCTCGCAGCACCGACAGTTGCAGGTGCTGTTCCGGGGCCGAAGTGGTGCCGAACCACGCGTCGTTGCTGATGTTCACCAGAACGTTGGCGCCGTCGGCAACGCGTTGCTGCGCCAGTTCCGGAAAAATGGTTTCATAGCAAATGAGCATGCCCAGCGCAAGGTTGCCAAGCCGTAGCGGGGCCACGTACGCGCCAGGTGTGAAATCGCCCACGCCCTGCATCAGGGTTTCCAGAAAGGGCATGTCCAGGCCGGGGGGGGCGTATTCGCCGAAGGGAACAAGGTGTTCCTTGTCGTAGTGCCCGGCGTCGCCGCCGTTTTCGTCCACCAGCATGGCCCGGTTGTACAGCAGAAAGCCCCGCTTTACCGGCGCGTTGACATAGCCGGGCGTGCCCACCAGCACCGGGGTGCGGTTGGCGGCGGCAAAGGCGCGGATGGCCGGGCCGAATTCCTTGTGCTCCTGAAAGTAGAAAGGCATGGCCGTTTCTGGCCACACGATCAGGGCGGGGTGCCCGGCGCTGACGGCATCCTTGCTCAGGGCAAGGTAGCGGTCCACGGTGGAGCGCTGGAAGGCCGCCTCCCATTTCTGGTCCTGGTCGATGTTGCCCTGCACCAGCGCCACCCGGAACGATTCGCCATCCTTGGGCAGGCCGCGCGACAGGATGTAGGCGCCATGCCCCACCAGCCCGAAGGCCACCAGCGATGCCCCCAGCGCGCAAGCCAGGGTCTGGGCCAGGGACGCGGGGGACACGGAGCGCCGCACGCCGGGGCAGCGGGGACCGCATTCCGGGGCGATGGCGCCCATGGTCCAGCATACCACGGCCACCAGCAGGCCGGACAGGCCATAGGCACCCACCAGCGAAACGCCCTGGATGGCTACCGGCCACGGAACGAAGGCGGCGGACAGGGTAAGCCACGGAAAGCCGGTCAGGAACACCCCGCGCAGCACTTCCAGCAGCAGCCACACGCAGCCCAGGAACAATCCGCGTCGGAACGGGCCCAGCCGGTCGCGCGTCAGGTGCACGGCAAGGCAGAACAGCCCACCGTACAGGCCCACGTAGGCGCCGATGGCCAC
It encodes:
- the prfB gene encoding peptide chain release factor 2 (programmed frameshift), with the translated sequence MLQLAELRARSAALIDQYASLWGRLDLAGNRNRLDEIERQLSSPDAWNNPERLTPVLQEKSQLEGEITRLERLETCRRDVTEWLTLAEEEEAAGEPGQEALESLADQVAALETLLQETEMNMLLSGKEDRLPAIVEIHPGAGGTEAQDWAEMLVRMYLRWADTHDMKAEYLDYLAGDEAGVKSVTLRMAGANAYGLLKGEKGIHRLIRISPFDSSGRRHTSFASVDVIPDVGQEITVDMKETDLRIDIFRSSGPGGQSVNTTSSAVRITHLPTGITAQCQNEKSQHSNRDTAMQILRARLYELELRKLEEEKKAQYAGKDAIGFGSQIRTYTLQPYRLVKDHRTNTEIGDVEAVLDGRIDQLLRDYLLYLHGQKTN
- the lnt gene encoding apolipoprotein N-acyltransferase, translating into MRNALCILLGALGLWLGFPNPLAQLPLLALAYPLALLLLGLGAPGRWPAFRLGWLTGIVGASACLYWLALPVHEYGQLPWVLAVPCAVAIGAYVGLYGGLFCLAVHLTRDRLGPFRRGLFLGCVWLLLEVLRGVFLTGFPWLTLSAAFVPWPVAIQGVSLVGAYGLSGLLVAVVCWTMGAIAPECGPRCPGVRRSVSPASLAQTLACALGASLVAFGLVGHGAYILSRGLPKDGESFRVALVQGNIDQDQKWEAAFQRSTVDRYLALSKDAVSAGHPALIVWPETAMPFYFQEHKEFGPAIRAFAAANRTPVLVGTPGYVNAPVKRGFLLYNRAMLVDENGGDAGHYDKEHLVPFGEYAPPGLDMPFLETLMQGVGDFTPGAYVAPLRLGNLALGMLICYETIFPELAQQRVADGANVLVNISNDAWFGTTSAPEQHLQLSVLRAVEQGRYVLRGTNTGISALIDPHGRIAERGGLFRAEVISGMATARTEATVFHRIHHLVWPVALVLAFLALLWPARRRP